GAGATTTCTCCGTAGCGGTTTGATCTCTGCTTCTTTCTTTTCCTGCACATAGCACAATGTAAATCAAACGAACAGTCAGCATTTCTTTTCCTGCACATAGCACAAAGTAAATCAAACGAACAGCCAGCATGAAGTAAATCAAACAAACAGTCAGTATTTCTAGCTTCTGATAAAATAATTGTCATCTAACTCTTGCCAATGATATTTTACACATCCTcggtttcaat
The sequence above is a segment of the Capsicum annuum cultivar UCD-10X-F1 unplaced genomic scaffold, UCD10Xv1.1 ctg31245, whole genome shotgun sequence genome. Coding sequences within it:
- the LOC124891149 gene encoding uncharacterized protein LOC124891149 isoform X1, which codes for MTIILSEARNTDCLFDLLHAGCSFDLLCAMCRKRNADCSFDLHCAMCRKRKKQRSNRYGEISISKQIPCPPSTVNLTTAQKKPRFLRVQQLMYLINIKALNNNQ